TTTTTGGTAAAgctaatctgaagaataaattatcgTTTCCATTATCtaacaattatattcaaaacctgatggaaTATTCATATGTCATCCTAAAAGGTGGAGAGTAACTTTGAGGGTTTGTTGCAGATTTATGATTGTAAGCCCTTGTaggagtcagagtagaattgaagatcgacctAGGAATAATTCTggtcaatgtccttgtttatttcttctttcctcctcctcccttgtcacagctgatatAAGCTGCTCCCCTCAAaagcatttttaaattgttaggtCTACTGTGGtgattttaggttttttaaCGTTCCTACAATACACTAGGCATTAGTGCAGgggaaatattgtaaaattatatttatcattattatcctTTTAAATTACACCAAATGTAGGCGAGAATTCATTATTAAGATTGTGATGTAAACACCATGACGATCTATGAAGGAATGAAAAAACAGAAATGAGAAAAACACACCAATTATTGTCCCTGTCTAACCTCAAAACAGTTCTTTTCTCTACGTTTTTCCCAGTCCAAcatagaaaattactttttgcaactaaatgaaggtcttggaatGCCCGCAAgttgaaacccacatttattattgttattgaaaccgtagaacacaaatatgaccattaaaactttcatcCGATAAAGGTTTGGTCAtgtctatattaaaaaaaaaaaaaaaaaaacaacaacaaccaattatttattaaacaacaaGTATAGAAAATCAGTGAGGGAATTGAACTAAAAgagatgttttaaatatataaactaaattgaaaatatgtaaaatgcaTCTGATTACAGAACCAAATCATCATccgaaattattatttaaacaatgcTGGGCAATCTGCGACGAATCGAGCAACGACTTGGTCAAGAATATACGTAAATAAATTGGtagaaacttataaaaaatatggtgtTGGTCCAAAATTTTATGGTAGTTATGGAATAGACGAAACAAAGCGGCTAGATTTTGCTCTTAAAACTCAGACCAATATTACAGGAAAAAGGGTTTTGGTTGTTGGATCCATGTCTCCTTGGGTTGAATGTATGGCATTAGCAAATGGAGCAGCAATGGTGACAACATTAGAGTATGGAAAAATCATCAGTCAACACGAAAAGGTAAAAACAACTGTTAAATTGACGTATTGAAACTTTAATAGCTATAAAATGGGCTGGCCTATGCTATTGCAAGACCCTATTTGAAACGGATGGCAGGGGCTTAAATCTTGATCTGCGTAGAGATAAagatcagtgatgaaaatccagtgtagaatgggtaagaaactgaaaatcaacatggtaacttctgacaatttgaagattgtttagAGGAGAGAAGGAATAATGCTCACGACGTTTcgttatatcagctacaatcatctTCGAGAAGGAGGAAAGagaaaagtatataaacaaggacatttgctagaattactccgatgtcgatcctcaattctactctgagtctaacaaggacttacaattataactcgtcaacaaatcctcaggattacgctccgtcttttatgaacacacatgAATGTTAtattcaggttttgaatataattgaatctatttagggaaATATGTTGTTCACCAATctagaattaaataaagatgCCAACTTCtaagaaagagaaaattcattcttcaaattaccaattaaaaaaagaaaaaaaagaaagggactCAGCCCAGGGCTGGTTTTAGTGTGAAAGgggctcttttttttcaaatttgaataataaaattataaatttttctctttttttcaaatgaccttattatagaaaataaatcattattttttttatcaatagtgTGACCTAATGGATTACAGGACTGTAATAGCCGGCCCTggctattatatatgtacatatatttatataatatttttgatgacactatgtttttcaaaaaagaaactaaaaactAACATGGTccccctgacaatttaaagaatgtttaggagTAGAGTAGCTATTAGATGAAGGAAATCAAACTGTATCTATCaatgatataaatatgaaataatttttttttagattatatattttaagcaaaCATTAGTTTTAGTCCAACACTACTCTATTAAATCCTTTCATCCATAGCTTAGAACACTTATTCCCTCcgaatatgaaaaattatttttggaaaacaaactGGAGCCCTTTGATATAATCTTGTCCTTTAGTTCATTGGAGCATAGTGGACTTGGAAGATATGGAGATGCTCTTAATCCTTGGGGAGATATCATCACTATGGCTAAACTGCATTGCACGACTACAAGAGATGCAGTTGCTATTATTGGTCTTCCGTATGACACTACTGGAAAGGACTCCATTGAGTTCAACGCCCATAGGTACTAAATAATCAAGTCagcaaaattttacttttttttaaatcttttaaattccatgtttaatttttggaatatttttacctattttatAGGTTATACgaaatttttagaagaaaaaagtaatccacatgtaatttaatttattcttgcaaaattttatattaatttcgaatatatccttaaattttatatgCAATTATCCAATCTGGAGTAAATGTAAATTATCGGttaaaaaaacaccatattttatgggtttattttaaaagacaaaacaCCTAGGgttgaatattgtttttaaaccaaaggtcttaattttaaactaattaatgtggatatttaaaaaaaagaaagtatttggTTGTAAAAGATTTAGTTCAGCATCAAAatcgatttgatttttttaagcagAAATTTAACGAGGTTATGTGTTGAAATTTTGGGTACATTCTATAAGTTTGCcagcacgtcatactttctctttctatctcgaaattggagacagtggATAGTTCAAATTCAATTACTGCAACCTTTTAGTAATAAGCAAATAACTTagcaaaaagaagaatatactATTTGATTAGAAGGGAAGAGATCtcaactttttcgagatattcaaACAATTACCACATTGGaggatcattaaaataaatagatggtCTCATTATGTCAGAAGGAAGGGGGATTTCGAGTCGATCCGTGGAGTAACGGAGGAGACCGTTGGCGATTATCTCTTATTAAGTAAAGCACTACGAATTTTTCTCGTATCTACCATCAGAGGGGTCCGGAGAGGGTGGGTAATGAACTATtgcttttttgtcaaaaaaaaaaaaaagaatattttaaatttttgggcgaaaaatttaattttttgtgaatagctatacaTTTTTCACATTGTTTGTGTTAAGtacaaatttttccaaaaaccaagccctccccaGAATAGAATCTTGAGGACGTCCGTGACCAGGAACCATAAAGGTATTAAAACCATGAAAAGGTTgcgaaaattgaatttcaactatctgctGTCACTAtcatcaattttgatttataaaaagaaggTATGACATCCGGggaaacttatacaatgtacctgaaatttttaaaacctctgttaatgaattatttaataaaagaaaaaaattaattcaagtaTGAATAGTTAA
The genomic region above belongs to Lepeophtheirus salmonis chromosome 8, UVic_Lsal_1.4, whole genome shotgun sequence and contains:
- the LOC121123485 gene encoding uncharacterized protein; this translates as MQKKFSRMNLCQCFRVIQKEWILICVILFLILFNTIRKYTYIDMDKVSLNYIISGGNTTNRLLEAKINKIKYICGDACDTSMPMGNSLQQDRIYFLSKSFDCKEMFRAEGFDSKILITPPVRIPPSLYSYFTYQNQIIIRNYYLNNAGQSATNRATTWSRIYVNKLVETYKKYGVGPKFYGSYGIDETKRLDFALKTQTNITGKRVLVVGSMSPWVECMALANGAAMVTTLEYGKIISQHEKLRTLIPSEYEKLFLENKLEPFDIILSFSSLEHSGLGRYGDALNPWGDIITMAKLHCTTTRDAVAIIGLPYDTTGKDSIEFNAHRCYGPLMLSHIFTNWKLKWLSEPKYEDHPCSFHKYHGIYVVQKA